The DNA window ACTGTCCGCAACCAGGCGGATCATATCGAATAATTGATGCATGACCGAGCTCACTCCGACGAGATCACCCAAGCGCGACTCAGTCCGTTCCGGGCTGGAACGACTCGGCTTGCCGGCAGGAGTCGGCAGCGGGAACGCGGCCCCTTCAGGCCGCTTATGGAACAACACGAGCACCGATCCCACTTCGCCGGACGCCGCCATCAGCGGAAACGCTTGATGCATGCCGCACGCAGTGCCGTCACCGGAGCTATTGCAGGCGACCGTGCGCACTTCACGCGTCTCAAACACCGACTCGGCGGGGCAGGCCCCGCACGGATCCGTCATCTGAACGAACGCTTGATAACACTTGGCCGGCTTGTTGAGGGCCGCCTCCTCTTTCCCTTTTACCCAAGCCGCATCGTTGGCGTACACCACATTCAGGTCTCGATCGATGACCGCAACGCGATCGGTCAATCCGTCAGCCAATTGCCTGAGTGCTTCCAGACGAGCAGCGAGGATGGGATCAGCGAAAGGAGAAAGGGGTGTTGCTGGGGGGTGAGATCCGGCCATCTCATCACTCCTTATGTCGGAAGATATCAAGAAGGGCCTTTCTCTACATTTCGGGCCCTATATGTACTACGCCTAATAGTTGGAAGACAACCCTCTCGCCCGGGGGACAGGCGGGCCGTCGTCGCGTCAACCGCGGAGCACTAATGGACCGTGCAATCAGACGGCGAGCCCTCGGAGGGCATGAGAAGCCGTTTCACCGTTGCCTTCAGCTCCGACAGGCGCACCGGCTTGTCAAAATAGGCAGTCGCGCCGCTTTTTAAGGCCTCTTCCTTCGTTTTGGCATCGCCGAACGCCGTCATGACGATAATCGGGCAAGCAGGAGCACAACTCCTCAGCCTATGCACATACTCGAACCCGCCTGACGGCATTTTGAGATCCGTGACGATCAGGTCTGGCGCGGCCAGCATAACGGCGTCCAACCCTTCCTCCCCGTTGCTGGCTTCCCGCAACTGATAGCCTTCTCCCCAGAGCTCATCACAGAGCAGACTGCGCATGTCCTTATCGTCTTCCACGACCAACAACACAGCTGGACTCCTTCCTTTCACGTTGAGGCTCCAATAGCCAGTGTCCATGACGCCTCAACCGACGCAAAGTATGTGCCATTGTGGCTATGGCCTCGTACGATCTAACACTTTGTGTTCATTGACGATTCAGCGGTGAAGGATTTTCCGAACAGAGGTGCCGCCCGAACGAGGCTGGCGAGAAAGACCCCACCCGGGCTGACCGCCTGCCCCGAAGCGCTACAGCAAGGCGGTACCTGCCCGGGGAACGACTGTGGACTTGAAGAGACTGCAGAAGTGTCTATTATGGCGTGGCAGCCGGTGCAACATGAATCGGCAGGCAAATCGTGAACACCGTTCCGACTCCCGGTTCGCTGTCGACCTGAATCGTCCCGCCGTGCTCCTCGATGATGCCTCTCACGACCGTCAGGCCCAATCCGGTCCCCTTGCCGAACTCCTTGGTCGTAAAGAAGGGATCGAAGATCTTGGCAATCACGTCCTTCGGCATCCCGTGGCCGGTATCGCCGATCACGAGCATGACCATTCCACGATCCGATGCGGGGGTCAATGCGAGCTTCAGCACGCCGCCGTTCGGCATCGCATGGATGGCGTTCATCACCAAGTTGATCAACACTTGGCTCATCTGATCCGCATCGGCGCACACCAACGGACACGCCTCAGCGAACGATGTTTCGACGGCGATGTGGCTATGCGAGAGCCGCTCCTGAAAGATTTCCAGGTTGTCCTCGACGATCTGTCGAAGATCCAATGCCCGGTGTTCGACCGGACGTCGCCGGGCAAACGCCAGCAACTGATTCATCACCCGCGTAATTCGCTCCACCTGGCTGATGATGGTCTGGAGCCCCTTCCTGACCGGCTCTTCCTTCGTCCGCTCCATCAAATATTCCGCCCGGCCCAGAATGACGTTCATGGGCGTCCCGATCTCGTGGGCCATGCCCGAAGCCACCGTGCCGAGTTCGGCCACTCGCTCGGTTCGACGCAGCTGCGCCTGCAACCGCTTCCGCTCCGTGATATCGCTGGCAGTCCCGTCGATGCGCAAGGGATGCCCGGCCCCGTCCCGAATGACCCGGCCACGATCATGCACCCATCGCACCTCACCGTCTTGCCGGACGATGCGATACTCGACATCACATTCCCCCGTGCGCTGGAGGTCCCACAGCGCCTGATCGGCCAAGGCTCGATCATCCGTATAGACCGCCGCGAGCCGCAACGATGGGTTCGCCAGGAACTCTTCGATCGACCGGCCGTAGATCTCAGCCACAGACGGGCTCACGTAATACAGCGTAGACCAATCCAACGACGACGACCAAATCACATCTTCCATCGAGTCCAACAGGCTCTGAAGCCGCTCTTCGCTTTCCCGTAATCGTTGTTCAGAAACCTTGCGCAGCGACAGATCCCGCAGCACGACTAGGATGCCGACACCCCCTTCGTCCTGAAAACGAGCCGCTCTGACCGCCACATCGACGATCGCCCCGTCGAGTCGAACAGCCTTCTCCTCGACCTCGGGAACCGTGTTGCCGGAATCCAGCAGATGCCGAATCCGCTCTCGAACCAATTCATGAAAATCAGAATGCACCAGTTCGTAGAGCGACCGTCCGAGAATGTCTTCCGGCTGGCTCGCCCCGAAGAGCTGCACCCCCTGCTCATTGATGAACACAATCCGCCCGCCGCGATTCACCAGGATGGCGTCCGGCAAGACCGCCAACAGCCGGCGATAGCGCTCTTCGCTTTGACGCAGCAGCTGTTCGGTCTTTTTCCAATCGGTCACATCACGTGTTACACCCAACACCGCAGAGACCGTTCCATCGGCGGCACGCAACGGCACCACATGGGTGTCCAGCCATCGAGGCGTGCCCAACATCCCCACCAGCTGAAACTCCAACCGGCCCGGCTCCCCTTGTGCAGCCTTACAGACCAATTCGCGAAACACCGGCTGAGACTCAGCAGCCACCAGGTGGCACAAATCCTTGCCGACGACCTGCGCGGTGTGGGTGGCTTCAACCATCGCCAATCCTGCGGCATTCATGGTCCGAACCGTGCCATCAAGCGCCAGCACTTTCACACACTCAGGTTCGGTCTCAATGATCGCCCGCAGCAACGCCTCACGCTCCGCCAGATCCTGTTCCAGTCGTTTGCGCTCGGTGATATCGCGGAGGATGACGGTGTAGTACCGCACACCTTCAATGCCGATTTGGGAAATCGCCGCTTCGATGGGGAATTCTTCACCGTTGGACCGTACGCCCATGATCACACCCAGCGACCCCATTTGCCGCGTGGTCACCCCGGATCGGCCGAACTCGCGGATGTGCTCACCATGAACGCTGCGAAACCGTTCAGGGATGAGCCGATCCAACCGCCGCCCCAACATGTCCTGGGCACTCCATCGAAACATGTCTTCCGCGGCCTGGTTGAACAAGACGATCTTCTGCGTGTCATCGACAGTGATGATGGCATCCATCGCCGACTGCACGATGCCTTCGAACCGCAACTTGTCACGAAGGAGTTCCGCGTGCGCCCGGCCTTGCCCGGTCTCCGACGCCAGCCCCTCTTGCGGCCTCTCGACCGGCGCCACCTCTCTGTCGATGACGTCCATCGGTGTCGCACTCGTCCGACGGGTCGCCACGAGCGCCGCCACAGTGCCCATCACGCCAATGCCCAACAAGCGATTCAGCCAGAAAGAAACCGGTGGGAATCCAGACGAAGACACGACAAGATCGGTCACCGCCAAACAGGCGACCAATCCCATGACATAGAGCGGAGCTCGCGCGCGGGAGCTGCCGATCGTCAGCGCGACTGGAATCGCATACAGCAACCAGGCAGCGACCTCCGCGGGCACCGACAGGTCCAAGAAAAAGATTCCGGCGGCCAGCAAAACCGGGCCGCTATATTCACTGACCAGGGATTTCTGCGAGAAGGGCTGCACGACGATGGCTCCCCGCACGACGGTGCAACGTGGAATCTACGCGTCTGCGTGTGGTTTGCCCTCGATCTCGGCCAATTTGCGGTAGAGGGTCTTCCGGTCGATCCCCAACACGTGCGCGGCCTGATACTTATTGCCGCCCGTCTTCTCTAGAATTTTCACGATATATTCCTTCTCGACTTCATGCAACGGCAAGGTGCGCTCGGCCGCTTCGTCGAGAATCCGGCGATCCCCTCGAGCCCCCTGGACCTGAAGGGGCAAATCCTCCGCGCCGATCACATCGCCATGGCTCAGCGTCACGGCCCGCTCGATGACATTCTCCAGTTCACGGACATT is part of the Nitrospira sp. genome and encodes:
- a CDS encoding response regulator → MKGRSPAVLLVVEDDKDMRSLLCDELWGEGYQLREASNGEEGLDAVMLAAPDLIVTDLKMPSGGFEYVHRLRSCAPACPIIVMTAFGDAKTKEEALKSGATAYFDKPVRLSELKATVKRLLMPSEGSPSDCTVH
- a CDS encoding PAS domain S-box protein, which gives rise to MQPFSQKSLVSEYSGPVLLAAGIFFLDLSVPAEVAAWLLYAIPVALTIGSSRARAPLYVMGLVACLAVTDLVVSSSGFPPVSFWLNRLLGIGVMGTVAALVATRRTSATPMDVIDREVAPVERPQEGLASETGQGRAHAELLRDKLRFEGIVQSAMDAIITVDDTQKIVLFNQAAEDMFRWSAQDMLGRRLDRLIPERFRSVHGEHIREFGRSGVTTRQMGSLGVIMGVRSNGEEFPIEAAISQIGIEGVRYYTVILRDITERKRLEQDLAEREALLRAIIETEPECVKVLALDGTVRTMNAAGLAMVEATHTAQVVGKDLCHLVAAESQPVFRELVCKAAQGEPGRLEFQLVGMLGTPRWLDTHVVPLRAADGTVSAVLGVTRDVTDWKKTEQLLRQSEERYRRLLAVLPDAILVNRGGRIVFINEQGVQLFGASQPEDILGRSLYELVHSDFHELVRERIRHLLDSGNTVPEVEEKAVRLDGAIVDVAVRAARFQDEGGVGILVVLRDLSLRKVSEQRLRESEERLQSLLDSMEDVIWSSSLDWSTLYYVSPSVAEIYGRSIEEFLANPSLRLAAVYTDDRALADQALWDLQRTGECDVEYRIVRQDGEVRWVHDRGRVIRDGAGHPLRIDGTASDITERKRLQAQLRRTERVAELGTVASGMAHEIGTPMNVILGRAEYLMERTKEEPVRKGLQTIISQVERITRVMNQLLAFARRRPVEHRALDLRQIVEDNLEIFQERLSHSHIAVETSFAEACPLVCADADQMSQVLINLVMNAIHAMPNGGVLKLALTPASDRGMVMLVIGDTGHGMPKDVIAKIFDPFFTTKEFGKGTGLGLTVVRGIIEEHGGTIQVDSEPGVGTVFTICLPIHVAPAATP